Proteins co-encoded in one Natronorubrum daqingense genomic window:
- the glpB gene encoding glycerol-3-phosphate dehydrogenase subunit GlpB, producing the protein MAIEDDVLVIGGGLAGTTAALAAAASAKDARVRLVTYKQSTLRHASGLIDILGYAPGDDANAPLVDPFDALEDLPEGHPYERVGSQAVRDALAFFDDIAGDAYAGGHTDANALVPTHGGTVKPTARYPVSTAEGLASDPRETLLVGFETLPDFDAPLAASHLEAAGAPFEARGVTLSFPGIVRDDAKVTRYAHLLDHDETVSTGSGETGARTALVTAVESYLEDEPRVGFPAVLGDEHADEVRNVLSDELGVDVFEIPMGPPSLPGMRLEERLYDALEDAGVRVTSGVPVVEYETADGDDDRGWRIDHVVVDRHGAEIPHRGDQYVLATGGLVGKGIESDREQVSEPIFNCHVPHAEDRYDWFVDDAFGEQPFAAFGLVPDRELRPLDPNGEPEFENLRAAGSVLGGYDYAAEKSGAGVSLATGYVAGTRAGEEATR; encoded by the coding sequence ATGGCGATCGAAGACGACGTTCTCGTGATCGGCGGCGGCCTCGCAGGTACGACGGCCGCACTCGCGGCCGCGGCGTCTGCGAAGGACGCTCGAGTCCGTCTCGTCACGTACAAACAGAGCACGCTGCGACACGCGAGCGGCCTGATCGATATTTTGGGCTACGCGCCGGGTGACGACGCGAACGCGCCGCTCGTCGACCCCTTCGACGCACTCGAGGACCTGCCCGAGGGCCATCCCTACGAACGCGTGGGGAGCCAGGCCGTCCGCGACGCGCTCGCCTTTTTCGACGACATCGCGGGCGACGCCTACGCGGGTGGACACACTGACGCCAACGCGCTCGTCCCGACCCACGGTGGGACGGTCAAACCGACCGCTCGCTATCCAGTCTCGACGGCCGAGGGGCTGGCGAGCGACCCTCGAGAGACCCTCCTCGTCGGCTTCGAGACGCTCCCGGACTTCGACGCCCCACTCGCCGCGAGCCACCTCGAGGCCGCGGGTGCTCCCTTCGAGGCGCGCGGGGTGACGCTCTCGTTCCCCGGCATCGTCCGCGACGACGCCAAAGTGACGCGCTACGCGCACCTGCTCGATCACGACGAGACGGTGTCGACGGGAAGTGGCGAGACAGGCGCGCGGACGGCGCTCGTCACTGCTGTAGAGAGTTACCTCGAGGACGAACCGCGCGTCGGGTTCCCGGCCGTGCTGGGCGACGAACACGCCGACGAGGTCCGAAACGTACTCTCGGACGAACTCGGCGTCGACGTCTTCGAGATCCCGATGGGTCCCCCGAGCCTGCCCGGAATGCGACTCGAGGAGCGACTGTACGACGCGCTCGAGGACGCTGGTGTTCGCGTCACCTCGGGCGTGCCGGTGGTCGAGTACGAGACGGCAGACGGAGACGACGACAGGGGCTGGCGCATCGATCACGTCGTCGTCGACCGCCACGGAGCCGAGATTCCCCACCGAGGCGATCAGTACGTGCTGGCCACCGGCGGGCTGGTCGGGAAGGGAATCGAGTCCGACCGCGAGCAGGTGTCGGAGCCAATCTTCAACTGTCACGTTCCACACGCCGAGGACCGCTACGACTGGTTCGTCGACGACGCTTTCGGCGAACAGCCCTTCGCCGCGTTCGGTCTCGTTCCCGACCGGGAGCTTCGCCCGCTCGACCCCAACGGCGAGCCCGAATTCGAGAATCTGCGAGCCGCTGGGTCCGTTCTGGGCGGCTACGACTACGCCGCGGAGAAATCCGGCGCGGGCGTCTCGCTCGCGACGGGCTACGTCGCCGGCACGCGGGCCGGCGAGGAGGCGACACGATGA
- a CDS encoding anaerobic glycerol-3-phosphate dehydrogenase subunit C, with protein MSNAEQPSDEQPGNDEFEPIQVFPEAEEMDLRPGADDCYKCSTCDTNCPVAKVDDEFPGPKFQGPEQWRLKRQDDHDIDDSVMKCSNCMRCDSACPSEVPLSQMHNTARGEYVEENMSKFSREYVRNRMLANYRSLAPLASMFPRTANFVMGLSITQWLGEKTLGITSERELPEFATETFREWWAKRGGAQVESEDKRIAYFHGCYSNYNTPEVAKALVRVYEHFGYEIVVPEQSCSGTPMFANGMLEDARRAAETNVRELAAAIEDGADVIASCSSCSMSLRQEYPELFDFEGTEDVASNTWDAIEYLRVHEDLRAELEGTSVGEEYDDFAYHAPCHSRNQGLDGQTIAVLDAIDGIDAHDVGDSCSGISGTYGWKEENYETSMKIGEEMFEHMENSNAETGLTECPTCSMQMGHGTGYEIKHTLEVLEAALVGADSDGVEPKRKEE; from the coding sequence ATGAGCAACGCAGAACAACCGAGCGACGAGCAGCCAGGAAACGACGAGTTCGAACCGATTCAGGTCTTTCCAGAGGCCGAAGAGATGGACCTCCGACCGGGCGCGGACGACTGTTACAAGTGCTCGACGTGCGACACGAACTGTCCGGTCGCGAAGGTCGACGACGAGTTCCCCGGACCGAAGTTCCAGGGGCCAGAGCAGTGGCGACTCAAGCGCCAGGACGACCACGACATCGACGACTCCGTGATGAAGTGTTCGAACTGCATGCGCTGTGATAGCGCTTGCCCCTCCGAAGTGCCCCTCTCGCAGATGCACAACACGGCTCGAGGGGAGTACGTCGAGGAGAACATGAGCAAATTCTCTCGGGAGTACGTCCGGAACCGGATGCTCGCGAACTACCGAAGTCTCGCCCCGCTGGCGTCGATGTTCCCCCGCACGGCGAATTTCGTGATGGGGCTTTCGATCACGCAGTGGCTGGGCGAGAAGACCCTCGGCATCACGAGCGAACGGGAGTTACCGGAGTTCGCCACGGAGACGTTCCGCGAGTGGTGGGCGAAGCGAGGCGGCGCGCAGGTCGAGAGCGAAGATAAGCGCATCGCGTACTTCCACGGCTGTTACTCGAACTACAACACGCCGGAGGTCGCGAAAGCTCTCGTCCGCGTCTACGAACACTTCGGCTACGAGATCGTCGTTCCCGAGCAATCCTGTTCGGGGACCCCGATGTTCGCCAACGGGATGCTCGAGGACGCCCGTCGTGCGGCCGAGACGAACGTTCGCGAACTCGCCGCCGCCATCGAGGACGGCGCGGACGTGATCGCCTCCTGTAGCTCCTGTTCGATGTCGCTTCGCCAGGAGTACCCCGAACTGTTCGATTTCGAGGGCACCGAGGACGTCGCCTCGAACACCTGGGACGCCATCGAGTACCTCCGCGTTCACGAGGATCTGCGGGCCGAACTCGAGGGGACCTCGGTCGGCGAGGAGTACGACGATTTCGCCTATCACGCACCGTGTCATTCACGTAACCAGGGACTCGATGGACAGACGATAGCAGTGCTCGACGCGATCGACGGCATCGACGCCCACGACGTCGGCGACTCCTGCTCGGGAATCTCCGGTACGTACGGGTGGAAAGAAGAGAACTACGAGACGTCCATGAAAATTGGCGAGGAAATGTTCGAACACATGGAGAACTCGAACGCCGAAACCGGACTCACCGAGTGCCCGACCTGCTCGATGCAGATGGGCCACGGCACCGGCTACGAGATCAAACACACGCTCGAGGTGCTCGAGGCCGCGCTGGTGGGAGCAGACAGCGATGGCGTGGAGCCCAAACGCAAGGAGGAGTAG